The following nucleotide sequence is from Erythrobacter aurantius.
CGCGACATTGTCGGCATTGCCGATTTCGGCGTCCATTCGGCGCAGCAGCGGTTCTACTTCGTCAATCTTGATCGTGAAGAAGTCACAGCTGCGCACGTCAGCCACGGGACAGGCTCCGATCCGGAGCATGACGGGTGGTTGACGCGGTACTCAAATGTCGAAGGCTCCAACGCCACCAGCAAGGGTGCCTATGTCACCTGGGAATGGTATCAGGGCCGCTACGGCACGTCGGTACGGCTCGGCGGGCTTGATTCCACCAATGATGCGGCGCTGCGGCGCTATATCGTGATGCACCGTGCGACATATGCCGAACCGTCTCATATCGAACGGTGGGGGCGATTGGGCAGATCGAACGGTTGCTTTGCATTCGGATCGGACAATTTCCGCACCGCGTTGCTTAACCTGTCGGGTGGACGCTTGCTCTATGCCGACAGCCTCGGCCTGCAAGACAATGGCGCGATGCTGACCCGCGAACAGCAACTCGCCGCGCTGACACCGGATGTGCCCAGCGCGATGCAGCGGTACAGTCCTGGCGCGTTTTAGGGGCGGTGGATTACCGGCCCGACCCTATCCCCGTCGCGCTTGGCAAATCCATTATCGGTGGAAGTCTGATCGGCGGGTTCTGCCTGACAATCTTCGCCATCATTTTCGACGGCATTTACATGGAATGGAGCAGCCTCGGCGCGATTCTGTTTTACCCCTTCTTCGCCGCAGCGCTGAGCATGATGTTCGTCATACCGTGCGTATTGACGGGTGGGCTTATCACCGCGCTTGCCATTCGGCATTTGCCGTTGGGACGCGGCGCTTCGCTGGGATTGTGTATCCTCGCAGCACTGCTCACACAGGCAGCCGCATTGTCGATAGTTGGAATGGGCGACCCTGATTATTTCTGGATCGTCGCCCTGCCCTTCTCCGTTGGAGCGGCGCTCACTCTGTGGTGGAGCCTCGCCCCTAGCTATCCTGCAGATCGTCCTCGATCACGATGATTTCGTCATCGCTTTCGCCCGAGCGGTTTTCGACGCGCGGCTTGTCGAAGCTGGCCAGCACCGGAGCATCGCGCTCGTAGATGTCGTTGAAGGTCCGCAGCTCGCCGTCGATGTCGGTCGCCATGGTGAAATAGGTGATATAGGCCGGGAATTCCCGCTCCAGCATAACCTTGGTGTATTTGCCCGAAGACGAAATCGCCACCGCTTCGTCTTTCGTAGCGCCGCGCCCTAGAATCGCCATGGTGATCGCCAGTTCCAGCGCGCGTTCGGTTCGGATGCAGCCATGCGACAAAGCCCGGTTGGCATTGGCGAACAGGTGACGCGAAGGTGTGTCGTGGAAGAAAATCGCGTGCGAATTGGGCATTTCCAGCTTCATCTGGCCCAACGAATTGCCCGGCCCCGGCTGTTGCACCACGGTGATATAGCCATTCGCGCCGCGCGTGGCGGTGTAGCCATTGGCCCGCGCCCATGACGGATTGTTGAGCACCCGCTGACCCAGCCCTTCGCCGCGCACGATGGATTGCGGCACCGTCCAAGTAGGGTTGAACACCACCCCTTCGACCATTTCGGCCAGCTGCGGTGTGGCGGTGCGCCCCGGCTTGCCGACAATGGTGCGATAGCTGCGGATGATCTTGTCATTGACGGTCAGCCGCAGCTGGTATTCGGGCACGTTGGTGATCAGGTACTGCCGCCCCAGATCGCGCGCCAGCCAGCGCCAGCGATCCATGTTGGCGCGGATCAGCTTGCGCTTCGCCGCTTCGCTTTCGGGGGTCGCGACCAGTTCTTCACGCAAACGCGCATAGTCGGGATGGGTCGGATGCAGGCTCGCCAGCGTGCCAGCCACATCACCGGTCTCGAGCGCCTGCGTCAGCAGATCGCCAGTGCGGAAACGGTCACGGTCGGGATCGACTACAAACCATTGCACCCGCGCGTCTGCCGGCGTGCGCCCGTCGCGCAGATCCTCCACCAGCCAGACAAAGCTTTTCGAAGCGAGCGCGTTCAGCTCTTCGGATTCGCCCTCCAGAAGCAGCATGCGGAGCTGCTCAAGGTTGTATTCGGCCGGGTTCAGACCTTCGGCACCGATACCCTTGATAACATTGACGAGGGCGGAGGCGTTTTCGAGGCTCCATTCCTGAATGATCGGCCCCGGAGGCGCGAGGTCGCCCTGAACGATCGGCTCTGACACCATTTGCGGGAAAGCTTCATCAAAACTGGCGCCGGGCGCAGGAGCGCGGGCAGGAGCAGCAGTAGGCGCGACCTGCCGGGCTGCATCATCCTGCGCGACGGCACCGCTCCCGATCAGGGATGCTGCGGCAATTCCGCCCGCCAAAGTGCTCAACCAGCTGCGCATAGAACCCTTCCCATAGTGCGATCCGCCCCAGAATGGCGGCGCCTATCTGCGATTATACCCCTGACTGCCAGACGCTATCAAGATGAACGGCTTTCGCTGCGATGAATTCTGTCCAAAAGACCTTTTCAGGCAATGCGAAGAATGCGTGACCTTGAACCGCTTGCGCCCTAACAGGCGGCGACTATGGCACAGCCCGCACCTCCATCCCTTGCCCGCCTGCTGCCATTCGCGGCCGCGGCCTTGGGCGTGGGCTGCCTGTCGCTGATGGATGCCTTCATGAAAGAGGCGGCGCTGGTGACGGGCACTTACACCGCGACGGTGCTGCGCAGCCTGATGGGTGCAGCTTTGATCGCGCCGTTCTGGTTTTGGCGCAAAACGGCCTGGCCCACCCGTCCCGTGATGAAACTGCACATAGAACGCGGCATCATTTCCGCCTTCATGGCCCTCAGCTTCTTCTTCGCATTGACCAAGCTGCCGCTGGCCGAGGCTATCGCGATCAGTTTTGTAGCGCCCTTGATCGCGCTCTACCTCGCACGGGTTCTGCTGGGCGAAGTGATCCGGCCCAAGGCGATTTTCGCAAGCCTGCTGGGGTTTGCGGGCACTCTGGTCATCGTCGGGGGCAAGATCGGCGGCGGCGATTTCGATCATGATGCAGCGCTGGGCCTTGCATCGCTGATGGTTTCGGCGCTGCTTTATGCCTACAACTTCATTGTCGTCCGCCGCCAAAGCCAAGTGGCAGGACCGGTCGAGATCGCCACCTTTCACAGCGGGATCGGCGGACTGGTGCTGCTGCTGTTCGCACCCTTCGTTGCCACACCGCCGGTTTCAGCCGCATTGGTGCCTCTGGCCTGTGCGGCGGTGTTGACAGTGGGAGGGGCGATGGCGATCGCATGGGCCTATGCCCGCGCCGAGGCACAGGCACTGGTACCCATCGAGTATTCCGGCTTTCTCTGGGCCAGCGCGCTCGGATGGGCGTTCTTTGACGAGGCGGTGACGCTGCCTACTCTGGCCGGAACGATTCTGATCGTAACCGGGTGCTGGCTGGCGACCAGAAAGGGCCGAAAAGCCCCGGAAACGGCCTAGGCATAGCCCATTAGTCGGAATCCTTCCTTCCAAGGGTGCCTCCCCCTTGACCTGAGGCACGCAGTCTAG
It contains:
- a CDS encoding DMT family transporter, with the translated sequence MAQPAPPSLARLLPFAAAALGVGCLSLMDAFMKEAALVTGTYTATVLRSLMGAALIAPFWFWRKTAWPTRPVMKLHIERGIISAFMALSFFFALTKLPLAEAIAISFVAPLIALYLARVLLGEVIRPKAIFASLLGFAGTLVIVGGKIGGGDFDHDAALGLASLMVSALLYAYNFIVVRRQSQVAGPVEIATFHSGIGGLVLLLFAPFVATPPVSAALVPLACAAVLTVGGAMAIAWAYARAEAQALVPIEYSGFLWASALGWAFFDEAVTLPTLAGTILIVTGCWLATRKGRKAPETA
- a CDS encoding L,D-transpeptidase family protein, whose translation is MRSWLSTLAGGIAAASLIGSGAVAQDDAARQVAPTAAPARAPAPGASFDEAFPQMVSEPIVQGDLAPPGPIIQEWSLENASALVNVIKGIGAEGLNPAEYNLEQLRMLLLEGESEELNALASKSFVWLVEDLRDGRTPADARVQWFVVDPDRDRFRTGDLLTQALETGDVAGTLASLHPTHPDYARLREELVATPESEAAKRKLIRANMDRWRWLARDLGRQYLITNVPEYQLRLTVNDKIIRSYRTIVGKPGRTATPQLAEMVEGVVFNPTWTVPQSIVRGEGLGQRVLNNPSWARANGYTATRGANGYITVVQQPGPGNSLGQMKLEMPNSHAIFFHDTPSRHLFANANRALSHGCIRTERALELAITMAILGRGATKDEAVAISSSGKYTKVMLEREFPAYITYFTMATDIDGELRTFNDIYERDAPVLASFDKPRVENRSGESDDEIIVIEDDLQDS
- a CDS encoding murein L,D-transpeptidase catalytic domain-containing protein → MKRRDLLKSGLAAGIIAGASLAVPALPARLAAQPRAGSVRDRVLFDIAKRELDRAGDAIWRRDIVGIADFGVHSAQQRFYFVNLDREEVTAAHVSHGTGSDPEHDGWLTRYSNVEGSNATSKGAYVTWEWYQGRYGTSVRLGGLDSTNDAALRRYIVMHRATYAEPSHIERWGRLGRSNGCFAFGSDNFRTALLNLSGGRLLYADSLGLQDNGAMLTREQQLAALTPDVPSAMQRYSPGAF